A single genomic interval of Coregonus clupeaformis isolate EN_2021a chromosome 36, ASM2061545v1, whole genome shotgun sequence harbors:
- the LOC121552172 gene encoding SAYSvFN domain-containing protein 1: protein MEQKLAEFRARRRADVAAKKSESSEKQPKTSSDSGSTLMSASCQSSTADADTQELTEDPISAVYQATRTKHWGDDWLLESNLGQWLGSTRLAFTNLTLLKVLLWLVLLGLFTELEFGLPFFLISLFYWLYEGLRNPTARQPGELSAYSVFNPDCQPLLGALTAEQLEGEMGYRPLANR, encoded by the exons ATGGAGCAAAAGCTTGCGGAGTTCAGAGCCCGAAGAAGGGCTGATGTGGCCGCTAAGAAGAGCGAATCTTCTGAAAAGCAGCCCAAAACATCATCTGACAGTGGCAGCACTTTGATGTCGGCCAGTTGCCAGTCATCAACAGCGGATGCAGACACACAGGAGTTAACAGAAGATCCAATCTCAGCTGTCTATCAGGCTACAAGGACTAAACATTGGGGG GATGACTGGTTGCTGGAGAGCAATCTGGGTCAATGGCTTGGTTCGACACGACTGGCTTTCACAAATCTGACTTTGCTGAAGGTGTTGCTTTGGCTGGTTCTACTTGGGCTGTTCACTGAGCTGGAATTTGGGTTGCCTTTCTTCCTTATCTCTCTCTTCTACTGGCTGTATGAGGGGCTGCGGAACCCAACTGCACGTCAACCAGGAGAACTGAGCGCTTACTCAGTGTTCAACCCAGACTGTCAGCCTCTCCTGGGGGCACTTACAGCAGAGCagctagagggagagatgggctACAGACCACTGGCCAACAGATGA
- the grcc10 gene encoding protein C10 — protein MASAPAQQPTLTVEQARVVLSEVIQAFSVPENAARMEEARESACNDMGKMLQLVLPVATQIQQEVIKAYGFNNEGEGVLKFARLVKMYETQDPEIAAMSVKLKSLLLPPLSTPPIGGAIPAS, from the exons ATGGCCTCAGCTCCAGCCCAGCAGCCCACCCTCACTGTTGAGCAGGCCAGAG TGGTGCTGAGTGAGGTCATCCAGGCCTTCTCTGTGCCAGAGAATGCAGCACGGATGGAGGAGGCACGGGAGAGCGCCTGCAACGACATGGGCAAGATGCTGCAGCTGGTGCTCCCTGTGGCCACCCAGATCCAACAGGAGGTCATCAAGGCGTATGGCTTCAACAACGAGGGAGAGG GTGTCCTTAAATTTGCCCGTCTGGTGAAGATGTATGAAACTCAGGACCCAGAGATAGCAGCCATGTCCGTCAAACTGAAGTCTCTTCTCCTgcctcccctgtccactccacCCATAGGTGGTGCCATCCCAGCTTCCTAA